The genomic stretch TCATCCTCAAATATGCTTAAAAATAGTTATTATAATACTCATCTCAATTGGATATACTAATTTTTTGAATTTCAAAATTATGATATGACAAAAATATAGAATTTATTTATAAATATTATTAAGTGATATAGAATTTGTGAATATGTAATCTTATATAATAAAACACATCTTAAAACTAAATTTCATCTAAAATCTCACGAGGAGCCCCACAAACTTCTACCAAATACTCTGCTTCAACTATATGCAGTTTAGATGGAATAGCTATACAATGCAATGGTCCTCCAAAATCAAAATCAATCAATTCACCAATTTTATCTGCTCTAACAACAACATCTTTTGAGCCTACTCTAGCTATTCCTATAGCTAAGGTATTTTCATCAATAATAGCTTCATTATCTTTACCATTGGAAATTAAATCATCTTTAACTTTCATTAAATATTCAAGTCCTTGATTTACAGTCATATATCTATTTTTATGTGCTTGAATATCAAGTAAAACAAGAGTGTGAGCATCATTTAGTAAATTATTAGCTATTGCCATATAAGGAGATTGTGGGAAAAAGTTTTCATCTGGGAATGGGATTGTTGTAACTTTTCCAAATTTATAAGCCTGCAGCCCAGAAATTCCAGGAGCTGATGATAAAATAGATGATCCATGAATTACTTCTGTTTCAATTCCCTTTTTTTTAGCTTCTACTAAAAAATCTGTATGGGTGGTAGCTATTAGAGGATCTCCACCTGTTATTAAAGCTACATCTCGACCTTTAATAGCTTCTTTCATAAAAACATTTTCTTCTTCTACTTCATGACGATTTAATACTTTTATTTCTTTTCCTATAAGTTCTTCAATAGCTTTAAAACTGGATCCAAAAAGATGAGATGTAAAAAACTCTGCATAAACTATTTCTACTGATTTTAAAGCTTTTAATCCTTTAAGTGAAATATCTTTTTCATCGAATAATCCTAATCCTACAAAGTATAGCATAAAAAGTTCTCCTAAATCTTGAATATTTTGTCTTTAATCATTCCATAATCAGTTGCTAAAAGTTATTATTAACTAAAATTCATTTTAAATTATCATACTTAGCTGAATTCTTCTTCTTTCAACATCAACATCTGTTACTTTTACTTCAACTATATCTCCAACACTTACAATATCGAGGGGATGATTAACAAATTTATTTTCAACTAATTGTGAGATATGTACTAAACCATCTTGATGAACTCCAATATCTACAAAAGCACCAAAATCCACCACATTTCTTACTGTTCCCTCAAGAGCCATTCCTTCTTCAAGGTCTTCTATTTCAAGAGCATCTTTTCTAAGTATAGGTTGAGGCATGTTGTCTCTTGGATCTCTTCCTGGTTTTTTAAGTTCATTTATTATATCAATAAGGGTTACTTCACCGATATCTAATTCATTAGCTAAATCCTTAAAATCATTACTAGTTAGATTATTTAATTTTTCAAAATGAATCTTTTTAAGGTCTTCATGAGTAGCTTTAAAGTCATTTAAATTGTATCCTAAATTCTTAATTAGCTTTTCAGTGGCTTTATATGATTCTGGGTGAACTGTTGTAATATCAAGTAGATTTTTTGATCCATAGACCTTTAAAAATCCTGCAGATTGTTCAAATGCTTTTGGACCTAGTTTAGATACTTTAAGGAGTTTTTTTCTACTTTTAAAAGCTCCTTCCTCTTCACGATACTTAATTATATTTTTAGCTATAGTAGAGCTTATTCCTGAAACATATTGAAGAAGAGCAATTGATGCAGTATTTAAATCTACTCCTACATTATTAACTGCTTTTTCTACTACACTTTTTAATGATTCTCCCAATTTTTTCTGATTCATATCATGTTGATATTGTCCTACTCCAATAGATTTAGGATCGATTTTTACTAGCTCTGCAAGGGGATCTTGTAAACGTCTTGCTATTGAAACTGCACTACGCTCCCCAACATTAAAATCTGGAAATTCTTCTGTAGCTAATTTGCTTGCTGAATAAACTGATGCTCCTGCTTCATTTACAATTACATATTGAACATCGGTTCCTTTTATTATGTCTATAATTATTTCTTCAGATTCTCTTGATGCTGTTCCATTTCCTAAAGCTATGATATCAATATTATATTCACGAATAAGCTCTAAAACTCTCTTTTTAGACTCAACAACTTTATTTTGAGGTTCAGTTGGATATATTATATCAGTAGTTAATACTTTCCCAAATCCATCTACTACAGATAACTTACATCCTGTTCTGAATGCTGGATCCCATCCTAATACAACCTTATTTTGAATTGGTCCTTGCATAAGTAACTGTTCAAGGTTTTTTGAAAATACTAAGATGGATTTTTCTTCAGCTGTTTCTGTTAAAGAAGTTCTAATTTCCCTTTCAATTGATGGTGCTATAAGTCTTTTATATGAATCAAGTACAGTTTCTTCAATTAATTCTTTAGTATATTCATTATACTCTGGTTTTATTTTTTCAAAATTATCATTAGAATGATCAATGAGCATGCGTCTATTTAAGTATTCTATAATATCATCAACTGGAGCATTGATTTTAATTTTTAATAGTTTTTCTTTTTCTCCACGATTAATAGCTAAAATCCTATGAATAGCTATATTATTTATTTTTTCATTATATTCATAGTACATTTCATATTCAGAAGATTTTTCTTTATCTTTAGCTTCAATTGATAAATCACCAGTTTTAAATGTAACTTCTCTAATAGACTTTCTAAAATCAGCATTATCAGAAATAATCTCAGCTATTATATCTTTTGCTCCTTGAATAGCTTCTTCAATTGTAAAAACTTCTTTTTCTTCTGATAAATACTTTTTAGCTATTTCATGAATTGAAACTTCTGTTTTTTGCTCTAAAATTATATTAGCTAAACTTTCAAGACCTTTTTCTTTAGCTATTGTAGCCCTAGTTCTTTTTTTAGGCTTAAATGGGCGATAAATATCTTCTACTTCGACTAAAGTATCTGCTTTTTTTATAGATTCTTTTAAATCAGTAGTTAGTTTTCCTTGCTCTTCTATTGATTTAAGAACCTTTTCTTTTTTTTCCTGAAGATTTCTTAAGTATGCTAATCTTTCTCCAAATTTTCTTAGTATTTCATCATCAAGAGAACCAGTAGCTTCTTTACGATATCTAGCTATAAAGGGTATTGTATTTCCTTCATCTATAAGTTTTATAGTAGCTTCAGTTTGCCATTCTTTGATATTTAATTCGTTTGATAAAGTTCTAGTAATCATTAAATTATAATCTCCTACAATTTAAGATATTCTAAATAGATATAAGACCTAAATAGATATCAGAATAGATAAATAAATAGAAATTAAATACTAAATATTAAATATTAGATAAATAGATATTAGATATTAGATATTAGATATTAGATATTAGATATTAGATATTAGATATTAGATATTAGATATTAGATATTAGATATTAGATATTAGATATTAGATATTAGATATCAAAATTATATATTTTAAATGTTATTATTAATAATAAGCTGTTTTTTGCTATTTTTTAGATATTATGTATTTATTATGTATTTTAAATATTATATTATTAATAATAAATTTATATTCATTTTATTAATTATTTAAAGTTAGTATTTAGATTTAATATTTAATAAGATTATTTATATTGAAATATTATTAATATTAATATTATTAATATTAATAATTATTAATAAATATTAAAATTAAAACTCTTGAGGTTTTTATAAATACTAAAATAATTCTACTAAATTATGAATTATTTTATAATTAATTCTATTTCTATGAAAATTATCTATTTCCAAAATATTCCATATTAAACATATATCTATAAATATAAAGAGTAATATAAATAAAATAAAAAAAGTAAGTATTCGCTTTTTACACTTGAATTAAATTCAAATAATTAAATTCAAATAATTGGATGCAAATGATTAAATTTAAATAATAAATTTATGATTTTTTATGAATTTCAATGAAATAAAAAGATTATAAAGATTATAAAGATTATAAAATATTTAAAAATATAAATGAAGGAAATATAAATGGAAAAAGATAAAAAAAAGAAAAATAATGAAGTTAATGAAACTAATAAATTTAACGAAATTATTGGAAAAATCGTTTATATTATAATAATATTAATATGTATAAGTGGTATTATTATGTCTATTATATAAAAACAATAGTTTATAAATTTAAATAATAAAAAATAGAGAAAGTTAAAAATCAATCATCCACAATAGTCAATTGAATCCTATTTCTTTCAATATCTAACTCAATAATTTGAACTTTCAGAATATCTCCAACATTTAAAATGTCAGTTGGATGATTAACAAATTTACCATTCCCCATATTTGAAATATGAATTAAACCATCATTATAAACACCAATATCAACAAAAGCTCCAAAATCAACCACATTCCTTACTGAACCATCTAAAATCATGCCCTTTTTAAGTTTTTCCATTGATAAAGTATGTGATCTTAATATAGTCTGTGATCTTTGGTCTCTTGGATCTCTTAAAGGATATTTAAGTTGAATAATAATATACATTAAGGTTCCTTCATCAATATCAAACTGTTTAGCTAATTTTTTAAGGTTTAAATTATCAAATGAAAGATTTCCTGAAAAAATATCATCTACTTTACATCCTAATTCTTTTAATATTTTAAATGTAGCCCCATAATATTTAGGATGAATTCTTGTAACATCTAACAAATTATCCGATGAAAAAACCTTTAAAAAACCTGCACATTGATCAAAAATATTATCATCAATTCCTTCAACTTTTAAAAGCTCATTTCGACTAGTGAAAACACCATTTTCTTCCCTATATTTTATAACATTATTAGCAATAGCTGAATCTAAACCAGAAACATAAACCAAAAGAGATATAGATGCAGAATTTACATCAACACCAACATCATTAACAACTTTTTCAATAACATTTTTTAAAGATTCAGTTAAATATTTTTCATCAATATCATGTTGATATTGACCAATACCAATAGATTTAGGATCAACTTTAACAAATTCTGACAAAGGATCTTGTAATCGTCTAGCTATTGAAATAGCTACCCTATATTGATTTTCAAAATCAGGTAATTCCATTAGTCCAAAAATGCTTTTAGAATAATCAGAGGCACCTGCTTGATTCACAATAGCATATTTAACATCAGTATTTTTTATAATATCCGATATTATGTTTTCAAATTTTTTAGAATCATAAATACTTCCTAAAGCTATAATATCTATATTATATTTATTTATTAAATTTAAAACTTTATTTTTAGCTTCATCAAGATGATTTTGAGACCCTATTAAATTAATTTGATCAGTAGCTAATACATCTCCAGTTTCATCAACGATAGCTAGTTTAGAACTAGAATATGTAGAAGGATTCCATCCTAAAACTATTTTATCTCTAATAGGTCCTCTCATTAATAGATTCTCTAAATTTTTTGAGAAAGTATTTATAGAGCTATTTATTGCTTTTTTAGTTAAACAATTCCTAATATCTTTTTCAATTGAAGGAGCTATTAAATCTCGATATGAACTTAAAATAGCTTCTTTTAATAAATCTTTTGTGAATTTATTATAAATTTCACTATAATCTTTAGATTTATCGATTAATATATGCCTATTTAGATAACTTATTATCTCATTTTCAGGGGTTTTAATTTTGACTTTTAGAAAACCTTCTTCTTCTCCCCTATTAATAGCTAATATCCGATGATTAGCCATATCGATTAGTTTTTCATTATGTTCATAGTACATTTCATAAGGAGACTCTGCATTTTTATCAGTTGCTTTAACTATAATCTCCCCATCTTCATAAGAGATTTTTCTAATCAATGGCCTAAATTCTGGATTATCAGCTATAACTTCAGTTATAATATCAATAGAGCCTAAAATAGCTTTTTCAACAGTTAATTTGTTTGGATTATTATTGTTTTTAGACAAGTATTCTTTAACAACCTCAAAGATAGGAGCTTCTATTTTCTGTTCTAAAATAATCATAGCTAAATCTTCAAGCCCATTTTCTTTAGCTATTGCACCTTTTGTCCTATCTTTAGGAGAAAAAAGTCTATTGATATCATTCAAATTTCTTAAATTTTTAGCATTGGAAATTTTTTTATCCAATTCATCTGAAAACTTGTTCTGTTCTTTTATACTTTTGATTAATTCTTTTTTTACTTTTTCAAGAGTTTTAAGACGTTTATAATTTTCAATAAGTTTTCTCACTGTTTCATCATCAAGAGATCCTGTTTCTTTCTTTTTGTATCTAACAATGTAAGGTATAGAATATCCTTTATTAATAAGATTTATAACTTCTTCAACTTGCCAATCAAAAAGATTTAAGTTTTTAGATATTGTGTTTACAATCATAAATAATCTCCTATAATTATATAACTATTTATATAACTATTTATACAATTATTAGTAAAAATTATATAAATTTAAAAATATTGCAGATAAATTAGCATAAAAATCTAAAAAATCAATATCTATTATCAAATATTCTAGTTGATTTTTTCTCATTTCGAGGGAGATCTCCAATATTTACTGGCTTGACCTGAATTTTAATCCCTATATCATTTTTAAATTGTTCTTGAATTTCTCTTTCTAATTCATATTTGTTAAAATCAGTTTTAACCTCAACAAACAATGTACAGATATCTCTTTCATTTAAATGGTCAATCATAAATTGATATTCACTAGAAGCACCATCAATTTTAGCTAAAACATTGTCAATTTGACTAGGAAAAATATTTACTCCTTTTACTTTAACCATATCATCAGTTCTTCCAATTAAAATATCTATTCTTGGATATTTACTACCACACTCACAAACACCAGGAATAATGCGAGTTAAATCATGAGTACGGTATCTTATAAGAGGAGCTCCTTCTTTTTTTAAAGTAGTTATTACTAACTCACCCACTTCTCCATCTGGGAGAACTTCCCCTGTTTTCGGATCAATGATTTCAAAATAGAGATAATCATCCCATAGGTGCATTCCTGATTCGTATTCACAGCTAATTCCAATTCCAGGGCCATATATTTCAGTTAAACCATAAATATCATAAAGTTCAACTCCTAATTCATTAGCTATGCGCTTACGCATTTTTTCTCCCCATCTTTCAGAACCAATGATCCCTTTTTTAAGATGGATTTGATCATTAATATCTCTTTTAGATATTTCTTCAGCTAAAAGAAGTGCATAAGAAGAAGTTGCACAAAGAACAGTGGATTTTAAATCTATCATCATTTTTAGTTGTTTACCTGTGTTTCCTGGACCCATAGGTATACTCATTGCCCCTAATCTTTCAGCACCACTTTGAAATCCAATACCTGCAGTCCATAAACCATAACCTGGAGTAATATGTATTATATCTTTATCAGTAACTCCAGCCATCTCATAACATCTTTTAAACATAATAGTCCAATCTTCAACATCTTGAGCAGTATAAGGAATTATTACAGGAGTTCCAGTTGTTCCAGATGATGAATGAATCCTAACAACTTCTTCATCAGGAACTGTTTGTAATCCAAGAGGATAAGCTTCCCTCAAATCATTTTTATCAGTGAAAGGTAATTTTTCAAAGTCTTCCTGAGTTTTAATTAATCTACTATATTTAAACTTATCTCTATAAAAATCTTTTTTGTAGTTAGCTTTTTTTAGTCTCATTAATTGTTTATTTATTAGTTTCAACTGATATTCATTTAGTTTCATTATATTTATCTCTCATTTGTTTTTCTAAATTCTCTATCAAATGTTTTTATATTTTATATATTGGATTTTAAAGATTAAACTAATTATATGTTAATTTCTAAACTAAATAATATTTATCATTCTAAACTACATATTATTTATTATTTTTTAAAATTTATTATTTTTCAAAACATGATTTTTAAATATATAAAAATAAATAAAAAATATCTAATAAATTATTTAAAAACAAAATAAAATCTATTTTTTATTCTTTATAAATTAAAATTAAATAAAATAAAAATAATAAATTATATACAAGATTTTCAAAATAAAATAGCCAATTAAATATGCAAAGATATAATATAAAATATTAAAACAATTAGCAATACTATTAAAATAATTTAACCCCTCTTTATTTAAATAAGTGATATTATGTTAACAATTAAAGTTCCATTAAAACATATAGAAGAAGTTCGTGAAATACTAATGGAAACAGAAATCATATCAAGAAACTACAAGATTCTTACTGAGAATAATTTTGGTTATATTCCAATAAATAAAGAAATAGTCAATGTTAAACTTAAAGGAAATATTGAAAAAGAATTAAAAAAAAATACAAAAGAAAAAATCCATTTTGAGATAGTTGATAAAGATTTAAAAGAAGTCAAAAAGAAACCTAGAAGTCTTACTGAACATCTTAAAGGAAAGCTAACAGAAAAAGAAATTGAAGATTTAAAAACTTCCTTTGATATAATAGGAGATACTGTTATTCTTGAAATACCTGAAGATTTAGAAGATCAGAAGAATGTCATTGGAAATGCAGCACTTGCATTTACAGGACGAAAATCTGTTTTTATGAAAAAAAGTGCAGTTGAAGGAGTAACAAGAACACGAAAATTAGAACTTATAGCTGGAGAAGATAGTTACGAAACAATACATAAAGAACATGGAGCTAGGCTTAAATTAGATGTTAAAAAAGTTTATTTTTCACCCAGATTAGCTACCGAAAGAAAAAGATTAGCTAAACAAGTGAAAGATGGAGAAATTATTTTAGATATGTTTGCAGGAATTGGACCATTTCCAATTCTAATAGCAAAGGAACATGAAGTAGATATTTATGCAACCGATATTAATAAAGAAGCTATAAAATACATGAAAAATAATATAGAAATTAATAAGCTCAAAGGAAAAATACGCCCTATTTTAGGAGATATAAACAAAATAGCTGAAGAAAAATTTATAAAAGAAAATATAAGATTTGATAGAATTATAATGAACTTACCAGGAACTGCAAAAGACTTTTTAGAGTTAGCTATGTCACTTGTTAATAATAAAGGGATTATTCATTATTACGAATTTTCTGATGGGTATGAATCAGCTATTAAAAGAATAGAAAAAATAGCTAAAAAGCAAAATAAAAGTTTTAAGATTTTAAATACTCGTAAAGTGAAATCAAGTAGCCCAAAAGAGTGGCATATCGTTGTTGATGTCCAAATACGATAATATACTATAATATACTATAATATACCATAATATACTATAAGATAATGTAAGATAATATAATCTATTATAATATATTAAAATATACTATAATATTATGATATTTATACATCCTATAAAATATATCCATACATCCTATAGAATATATCCTATGAATATTATACATATATCCCCGAATAACCTATGACATCCTATGATTCTATGATATTCCACCAGATTTCCATTTTAATAGAAGTGAGGAATATATAACAACCAATACAGAACCAACATTATGAACTAGTGCACCAGTAATAGGATCTAAAATACCTAACATTGCTAAGATTATAGCTATAAAATTTAAGCCAAGAGATATTATTATATTAATATTAATTGTTTGCATTACTTTTTTTGAAATTCCTAAAAGATGAGGTATTGACTTAATGTCATCTCCAACAAGTGCTATATCAGCTGCATCAACTGCGATATCACTGCCAATTCCCCCCATAGCTATTCCAACATGGGCTTTTTTAAGTGAAGGTGCGTCATTTACACCATCTCCAACCATAGCCACAAGTTCATTTTTTATATCTTGATAACCATCGATGACTTTCATTTTTGTTTCAGGAAGACAATTATAATACAATTGATCAATTCCTACTTGATCTGCCATATGTTTAGCTGGTTTTTCAGTATCTCCAGTTAAAAGAACAGGATCCAGATCAAGTTTTTTAATATTATTAATAGTTTCTTTTGCATCTTCCCTTAAAGAATCTCCTAAAACTAAAGCTCCTCTAAAACTATTACTAATAACAATATAAATAATAGTAGCTCCACTATCAATAAATGATAGAAGATTATTTTTTACCCATAATTGATCAATTTCAACATCTGATTTAGAAATTAAAAGTTCTTCATTTCCAGCTAAAACTTCTTCACCATTAACCAATCCTTTAACACCTTTTCCAATGATCATTTCAAAATTATCTACATTCAAAAAGGTTGTACCATTATTAACAGAGCCCTTTGAATCATTATTATCCCTATTTAAATTCTTATAATAATTAACAATAGATTTTCCAAGAGGATGTTCGGATTTATTTTCTAATGAAGCTAATATTTTTATTAGAGAGTTATTATCCATATTTCCATTATTTGAATCATTGGATTTAAATTTATTATCTATATTATCATTAGATGGTTTATAAGATCCATATTGATTATTTATATTATCATCAATTGCTTCATCAGATTTATATTCAATAAGATCAAGAACTTCAGGTTTACCATAAGTCAAAGTCCCAGTTTTATCAAAAAGAATATTTTTAATTTTTGATAAACGTTCAAGAGCATCTCCTTCTTTAATTAATACTCCATATCTAGTTAAATTCCCAATAGCTGCAACAATAGCTGTTGGAGTAGCTAAAACAAGAGCACATGGACAAAATACAACCAAGACTGTAACGGACCTAATTATCTCACCTGTGAGGAAATAAGTGCCAATTGCAGCTGAAAGTGCAATCACAACAATCCAAGTGGCCCATTTATCAGTAAGCCTGACAATCTTAGATTTATCAGCATCAGCTGATTCAACTAAGTCAATCATTCTTTGAAGAGAGCTATCTTTTCCAATTTTAGTTGCTTTCATAACAAAAGAACCAAACTGATTTACAGTTCCACTGAAAACTTCATCTCCCTTAATTTTATCTATTGGAACTGGTTCTCCAGTCATAACTGATTGATCAATTGAAGTTTCTCCACTAACAAGTTCCCCATCAACAGGAATAGTTTCTCCAGGTAAGACTTGAATCAAATCACCAATTTCAACTTTTTTAGCATCGATAATTTCTTCATTGTTAACCCCATTTTTATTAGAAATTCGTCTAGCTGTTCTTGGTGTTAAGTGAACTAATTTTTCAATTCCTGCTCTAGATCTAGCTACAGTAAACTCTTCTAAAAGTCCACCTATAGCCATAATAAAAGCTATTTCACCTGCAGCAAATATTTCACCGATAATAATAGAAGCTATAAGTGCAATAGAAACAAGAAGGTCTGCTTTTATATCAAACTCTGTAACTAAGCCAACAACTGCATCTTTAATAATTGGTAATCCACAAAGTAAAATCGCTATCCAAGATAAATCGATTGGACCAATGGTGAATATTTTAAAAAAACTTAATATCAAAGCTATAGCTGAAACAATAAGAAAAATTACTGATTTTTTTTCTTCATATATAAAGCTATTTTTATTTTC from Methanobrevibacter arboriphilus JCM 13429 = DSM 1125 encodes the following:
- a CDS encoding heavy metal translocating P-type ATPase produces the protein MENKNSFIYEEKKSVIFLIVSAIALILSFFKIFTIGPIDLSWIAILLCGLPIIKDAVVGLVTEFDIKADLLVSIALIASIIIGEIFAAGEIAFIMAIGGLLEEFTVARSRAGIEKLVHLTPRTARRISNKNGVNNEEIIDAKKVEIGDLIQVLPGETIPVDGELVSGETSIDQSVMTGEPVPIDKIKGDEVFSGTVNQFGSFVMKATKIGKDSSLQRMIDLVESADADKSKIVRLTDKWATWIVVIALSAAIGTYFLTGEIIRSVTVLVVFCPCALVLATPTAIVAAIGNLTRYGVLIKEGDALERLSKIKNILFDKTGTLTYGKPEVLDLIEYKSDEAIDDNINNQYGSYKPSNDNIDNKFKSNDSNNGNMDNNSLIKILASLENKSEHPLGKSIVNYYKNLNRDNNDSKGSVNNGTTFLNVDNFEMIIGKGVKGLVNGEEVLAGNEELLISKSDVEIDQLWVKNNLLSFIDSGATIIYIVISNSFRGALVLGDSLREDAKETINNIKKLDLDPVLLTGDTEKPAKHMADQVGIDQLYYNCLPETKMKVIDGYQDIKNELVAMVGDGVNDAPSLKKAHVGIAMGGIGSDIAVDAADIALVGDDIKSIPHLLGISKKVMQTININIIISLGLNFIAIILAMLGILDPITGALVHNVGSVLVVIYSSLLLKWKSGGIS
- a CDS encoding phenylacetate--CoA ligase family protein encodes the protein MKLNEYQLKLINKQLMRLKKANYKKDFYRDKFKYSRLIKTQEDFEKLPFTDKNDLREAYPLGLQTVPDEEVVRIHSSSGTTGTPVIIPYTAQDVEDWTIMFKRCYEMAGVTDKDIIHITPGYGLWTAGIGFQSGAERLGAMSIPMGPGNTGKQLKMMIDLKSTVLCATSSYALLLAEEISKRDINDQIHLKKGIIGSERWGEKMRKRIANELGVELYDIYGLTEIYGPGIGISCEYESGMHLWDDYLYFEIIDPKTGEVLPDGEVGELVITTLKKEGAPLIRYRTHDLTRIIPGVCECGSKYPRIDILIGRTDDMVKVKGVNIFPSQIDNVLAKIDGASSEYQFMIDHLNERDICTLFVEVKTDFNKYELEREIQEQFKNDIGIKIQVKPVNIGDLPRNEKKSTRIFDNRY
- a CDS encoding class I SAM-dependent methyltransferase; this encodes MLTIKVPLKHIEEVREILMETEIISRNYKILTENNFGYIPINKEIVNVKLKGNIEKELKKNTKEKIHFEIVDKDLKEVKKKPRSLTEHLKGKLTEKEIEDLKTSFDIIGDTVILEIPEDLEDQKNVIGNAALAFTGRKSVFMKKSAVEGVTRTRKLELIAGEDSYETIHKEHGARLKLDVKKVYFSPRLATERKRLAKQVKDGEIILDMFAGIGPFPILIAKEHEVDIYATDINKEAIKYMKNNIEINKLKGKIRPILGDINKIAEEKFIKENIRFDRIIMNLPGTAKDFLELAMSLVNNKGIIHYYEFSDGYESAIKRIEKIAKKQNKSFKILNTRKVKSSSPKEWHIVVDVQIR
- a CDS encoding helix-hairpin-helix domain-containing protein, whose translation is MIVNTISKNLNLFDWQVEEVINLINKGYSIPYIVRYKKKETGSLDDETVRKLIENYKRLKTLEKVKKELIKSIKEQNKFSDELDKKISNAKNLRNLNDINRLFSPKDRTKGAIAKENGLEDLAMIILEQKIEAPIFEVVKEYLSKNNNNPNKLTVEKAILGSIDIITEVIADNPEFRPLIRKISYEDGEIIVKATDKNAESPYEMYYEHNEKLIDMANHRILAINRGEEEGFLKVKIKTPENEIISYLNRHILIDKSKDYSEIYNKFTKDLLKEAILSSYRDLIAPSIEKDIRNCLTKKAINSSINTFSKNLENLLMRGPIRDKIVLGWNPSTYSSSKLAIVDETGDVLATDQINLIGSQNHLDEAKNKVLNLINKYNIDIIALGSIYDSKKFENIISDIIKNTDVKYAIVNQAGASDYSKSIFGLMELPDFENQYRVAISIARRLQDPLSEFVKVDPKSIGIGQYQHDIDEKYLTESLKNVIEKVVNDVGVDVNSASISLLVYVSGLDSAIANNVIKYREENGVFTSRNELLKVEGIDDNIFDQCAGFLKVFSSDNLLDVTRIHPKYYGATFKILKELGCKVDDIFSGNLSFDNLNLKKLAKQFDIDEGTLMYIIIQLKYPLRDPRDQRSQTILRSHTLSMEKLKKGMILDGSVRNVVDFGAFVDIGVYNDGLIHISNMGNGKFVNHPTDILNVGDILKVQIIELDIERNRIQLTIVDD
- a CDS encoding Tex family protein, with amino-acid sequence MITRTLSNELNIKEWQTEATIKLIDEGNTIPFIARYRKEATGSLDDEILRKFGERLAYLRNLQEKKEKVLKSIEEQGKLTTDLKESIKKADTLVEVEDIYRPFKPKKRTRATIAKEKGLESLANIILEQKTEVSIHEIAKKYLSEEKEVFTIEEAIQGAKDIIAEIISDNADFRKSIREVTFKTGDLSIEAKDKEKSSEYEMYYEYNEKINNIAIHRILAINRGEKEKLLKIKINAPVDDIIEYLNRRMLIDHSNDNFEKIKPEYNEYTKELIEETVLDSYKRLIAPSIEREIRTSLTETAEEKSILVFSKNLEQLLMQGPIQNKVVLGWDPAFRTGCKLSVVDGFGKVLTTDIIYPTEPQNKVVESKKRVLELIREYNIDIIALGNGTASRESEEIIIDIIKGTDVQYVIVNEAGASVYSASKLATEEFPDFNVGERSAVSIARRLQDPLAELVKIDPKSIGVGQYQHDMNQKKLGESLKSVVEKAVNNVGVDLNTASIALLQYVSGISSTIAKNIIKYREEEGAFKSRKKLLKVSKLGPKAFEQSAGFLKVYGSKNLLDITTVHPESYKATEKLIKNLGYNLNDFKATHEDLKKIHFEKLNNLTSNDFKDLANELDIGEVTLIDIINELKKPGRDPRDNMPQPILRKDALEIEDLEEGMALEGTVRNVVDFGAFVDIGVHQDGLVHISQLVENKFVNHPLDIVSVGDIVEVKVTDVDVERRRIQLSMII
- the dph5 gene encoding diphthine synthase — protein: MLYFVGLGLFDEKDISLKGLKALKSVEIVYAEFFTSHLFGSSFKAIEELIGKEIKVLNRHEVEEENVFMKEAIKGRDVALITGGDPLIATTHTDFLVEAKKKGIETEVIHGSSILSSAPGISGLQAYKFGKVTTIPFPDENFFPQSPYMAIANNLLNDAHTLVLLDIQAHKNRYMTVNQGLEYLMKVKDDLISNGKDNEAIIDENTLAIGIARVGSKDVVVRADKIGELIDFDFGGPLHCIAIPSKLHIVEAEYLVEVCGAPREILDEI